One genomic segment of Desulfonatronum thioautotrophicum includes these proteins:
- a CDS encoding transposase — protein sequence MKRTRYSAELKAKVPLEVLVSELRTSQLAARNGVYTNQITQWKAQARTGMAEVFSRGPDRKAKSLEQEIKELHAKIGQLTVERDFWAKVSGR from the coding sequence ATGAAGAGGACAAGGTATTCAGCTGAGTTAAAGGCGAAGGTGCCTTTGGAGGTGTTGGTCAGCGAATTGAGGACATCGCAGCTTGCAGCGAGAAACGGAGTTTATACGAACCAAATCACGCAATGGAAAGCACAGGCCAGGACCGGCATGGCCGAGGTATTCTCAAGAGGGCCTGATAGGAAAGCAAAATCCCTTGAGCAGGAGATCAAGGAACTCCACGCCAAGATAGGCCAGCTGACGGTGGAGCGGGATTTTTGGGCCAAGGTCTCCGGGCGTTGA
- a CDS encoding type I restriction-modification system subunit M — MSLTTLIKSIQDIMRKDVGVDGDAQRISQMVWLIFLKIFDDKEQEWQLTVPGYKSPLPSRFRWSSWAKNPEGMTGEELIDFVNNDLFPALKKLATAAGVSPHDKVVGSVFGDAYNYMKSGTLLRQVINSIEEDVDFNKSGDRHLFNDIYEKILSDLQSAGNAGEYYTPRAVTQFMVDMLDPQLGQTILDPACGTGGFLTCAIEHLNKQVKNNDDRKRLQECIHGVEKKPLPHMLAITNMMLHGIDVPTNVRHDNTLSRPLKDYGPRDRVDLIITNPPFGGMEEDGIENNFPRKYQTRETADLFMALIMHLLKHDTGLPDRQAGKAAVVLPDGFLFGEGTKTNLKRELLTEFNLHTIVRLPKGVFSPYTSIATNILFFEKGGPTKEVWFFEHPYPKGYKSYSRSKPLTIAEFDLEKAWWGGLDAQGRKGRKTTEQAWRVPAKELAARNYNLDCKNPHQVEVNHRDPEELMAEYQQIVHQLEAAQEALKAELMACLGGKA; from the coding sequence ATGTCGCTTACCACCCTGATCAAATCCATTCAGGACATCATGCGCAAGGATGTCGGCGTCGATGGCGATGCCCAGCGCATCAGTCAGATGGTCTGGCTGATTTTCCTGAAGATCTTTGACGACAAGGAACAGGAGTGGCAGCTCACCGTGCCCGGCTACAAGTCGCCGCTACCCAGCCGTTTCCGCTGGTCCAGCTGGGCCAAGAACCCCGAGGGAATGACCGGCGAGGAGTTGATCGACTTTGTCAACAACGACCTCTTCCCGGCGCTCAAGAAACTGGCCACCGCCGCCGGTGTGTCGCCTCATGACAAGGTGGTCGGCTCGGTGTTCGGGGACGCCTACAACTACATGAAGTCCGGTACCCTCTTGCGCCAAGTGATCAACTCCATTGAAGAGGATGTGGACTTCAACAAATCCGGCGACCGCCACCTGTTCAACGACATCTACGAAAAGATCCTCTCCGACCTGCAATCCGCCGGGAACGCGGGCGAGTACTACACCCCCCGCGCCGTCACACAGTTCATGGTCGACATGCTCGACCCGCAGCTTGGACAAACCATCCTCGACCCGGCCTGCGGCACCGGGGGTTTTCTGACCTGCGCCATCGAGCATCTGAACAAACAGGTGAAGAACAACGACGACCGCAAGCGCCTGCAGGAGTGCATCCATGGCGTGGAAAAGAAGCCATTGCCGCACATGCTGGCCATAACCAACATGATGCTGCACGGCATCGACGTGCCCACCAACGTCCGCCACGACAACACCCTGAGTCGCCCGCTGAAGGATTACGGCCCCCGCGACCGGGTGGACCTGATCATCACCAATCCGCCCTTCGGCGGCATGGAAGAGGACGGCATCGAGAACAACTTTCCGCGCAAGTACCAGACCCGTGAGACCGCCGACCTCTTCATGGCGTTGATCATGCACCTCTTGAAGCACGACACCGGCCTGCCTGACCGGCAGGCAGGCAAGGCGGCCGTGGTGCTGCCCGACGGCTTTCTGTTCGGCGAGGGCACCAAGACCAACCTCAAGCGCGAACTGCTTACGGAGTTCAACCTGCACACCATCGTGCGTCTGCCCAAAGGCGTGTTCAGCCCTTACACCAGCATCGCCACCAACATCCTCTTTTTCGAGAAGGGCGGGCCGACCAAGGAGGTCTGGTTCTTCGAACACCCGTATCCCAAGGGCTACAAGTCCTACTCCCGCTCCAAGCCCCTGACCATCGCCGAGTTCGACCTTGAAAAGGCCTGGTGGGGCGGACTGGATGCACAGGGGCGCAAAGGGCGCAAAACCACCGAGCAGGCCTGGAGGGTCCCGGCCAAGGAGCTGGCCGCACGCAATTACAACCTGGACTGCAAGAATCCCCACCAGGTGGAGGTCAACCACCGCGATCCGGAAGAGCTGATGGCCGAGTACCAACAGATCGTTCATCAGCTCGAAGCAGCGCAGGAAGCCTTGAAAGCCGAGTTGATGGCCTGCCTGGGGGGGAAGGCATGA
- a CDS encoding endonuclease domain-containing protein: MPVKKRNSRDGATTPALCATPPREGNNASRAVPDGNSPPLEGWQAKPDGVVKRDTKAFMALPCNPALRDRARQLRKAGMLHEVLLWQRLKGKQFHGLDFDRQKVIGNYIVDFYCASAALVIEIDGSSHDDKAEYDQQRDMFLESLGLRVVHIRAVDVLRNMEGVLRFLTTPALCATPPGEGNLGPQLG; the protein is encoded by the coding sequence ATGCCGGTTAAAAAGAGGAATTCACGTGACGGCGCAACCACCCCGGCGCTTTGCGCCACCCCTCCAAGGGAGGGGAATAATGCCTCGCGAGCTGTTCCGGATGGAAATTCCCCTCCGTTGGAGGGGTGGCAGGCGAAGCCAGACGGGGTGGTCAAGCGCGACACCAAAGCCTTTATGGCCCTTCCCTGCAATCCCGCGCTTCGTGATCGAGCCCGCCAACTCCGTAAAGCCGGGATGTTGCATGAAGTTCTGCTCTGGCAGCGATTAAAGGGCAAACAATTTCACGGCCTGGACTTCGACCGGCAAAAAGTCATTGGCAACTACATTGTGGACTTTTACTGCGCCAGCGCTGCCCTGGTAATAGAAATCGACGGCAGCAGTCATGACGACAAAGCGGAATATGATCAGCAACGTGATATGTTTTTGGAGTCCCTTGGATTGCGCGTGGTACATATCCGGGCAGTAGACGTGTTGCGGAATATGGAAGGGGTGTTGCGCTTCCTGACCACCCCGGCGCTTTGCGCCACCCCTCCGGGGGAGGGGAATTTGGGGCCTCAACTTGGCTGA
- the hsdR gene encoding EcoAI/FtnUII family type I restriction enzme subunit R, which translates to MNKKQLSERDICTKYITPALEKAGWDVASQVREEFSLTKGRIIVRGKLHTRAKHKRADYVLFYKPNIPIAIIEAKDNNHTVGDGMQQALAYAEMLHVPFVFSSNGDGFLFHNKIAASQPGDGIVERELALHEFPAAETLWQWWARHRGLNDRQNALVTQDYFSDGGDKSPRYYQLLAINKTIEAIAGGQNRILLVMATGTGKTFTAFQIIWRLWKSKAKKRILFLADRNILVDQTMTNDFKPFGSAMTKIQKRQADKSYEIYLSLYQAVTGNEEEKNVYRQFSPDFFDLIIIDECHRGSAAADSAWREILDYFTSATQIGLTATPKETKDVSNIDYFGDPIYTYSLRQGIDDGFLAPYKVVRIDLDRDLTGWRPDKGMIDKHGNEIEDRIYNQKDFDKTLVLEQRTRLVAKKITEFLIKTNRFDKTIVFCENIDHAERMRQALVNENADLVAQSSKYVMRITGDNEEGKAELDNFIFPESTYPVIATTSKLMSTGVDAQTCKVIVLDQRIQSMTEFKQIIGRGTRINEDYGKFYFTIIDFKKATELFADPDFDGDPVQIYEPSGDQSPVPPDMLIDPESDDGVSYPESGEDQDWIGAAEPGPGEEVGVRRYVVEGVEVTVAAERVQYFDAGGKLITESLKDYTRKTLAREYASLDDFLRRWSSTEKKQAIIDELSEQGVFFDALADEIGRQSGKAFDPFDLVCHVAWDMPPLTRKERAEQVKKRNYFTRYGEQARRVLEALLDKYADEGVAHIEETQILTIAPFTEFGTPLEIIHAFGGLEQYRQAVHDLEEALYAG; encoded by the coding sequence ATGAATAAAAAACAGCTTTCCGAGCGCGATATCTGCACAAAGTACATCACGCCCGCCCTGGAGAAGGCGGGCTGGGACGTCGCGAGCCAGGTCCGAGAAGAATTTTCTCTCACCAAGGGACGAATCATCGTACGCGGCAAGCTGCATACCCGTGCCAAGCACAAGCGCGCCGATTATGTCCTGTTTTACAAGCCGAACATCCCTATTGCGATTATCGAGGCCAAGGACAACAACCACACGGTTGGCGACGGCATGCAACAGGCTCTGGCCTATGCCGAGATGCTGCACGTACCGTTTGTGTTCAGTTCCAACGGTGATGGCTTTCTGTTCCATAACAAGATCGCCGCCAGTCAACCTGGGGACGGAATTGTGGAGCGAGAACTCGCCCTGCACGAATTTCCGGCAGCGGAAACGTTGTGGCAATGGTGGGCACGGCATCGTGGCCTGAACGATCGCCAGAATGCACTGGTCACGCAGGATTATTTCAGCGACGGCGGCGATAAAAGTCCGCGCTATTACCAGCTGTTGGCCATCAACAAGACCATCGAGGCCATAGCCGGGGGCCAAAATCGCATTCTGCTGGTGATGGCCACCGGGACCGGCAAGACATTTACCGCCTTCCAGATCATCTGGCGGCTGTGGAAGTCCAAGGCGAAAAAACGCATCCTGTTTCTTGCCGACCGCAACATTCTGGTCGATCAGACCATGACCAACGATTTCAAGCCGTTCGGATCGGCCATGACCAAGATCCAGAAGCGGCAGGCCGACAAGTCCTACGAGATCTATCTTTCTCTCTATCAGGCCGTTACCGGCAACGAGGAAGAGAAGAACGTCTACCGGCAGTTCAGCCCCGACTTTTTCGATCTCATCATTATTGATGAATGCCATCGAGGCAGCGCTGCCGCCGATTCGGCCTGGCGTGAAATTCTCGATTATTTCACCTCGGCTACCCAGATCGGGCTTACCGCCACCCCCAAGGAGACCAAGGATGTCTCCAACATCGACTACTTTGGCGACCCCATCTACACCTACAGTCTTCGTCAGGGAATCGACGACGGTTTCCTGGCTCCCTACAAGGTCGTGCGCATCGATCTCGACCGTGATTTGACCGGCTGGCGGCCCGATAAGGGCATGATCGACAAGCACGGCAACGAGATCGAGGACCGCATCTATAACCAGAAGGACTTCGACAAGACCCTTGTCCTGGAGCAGCGTACCCGGTTGGTGGCCAAAAAGATCACCGAGTTTCTCATAAAGACCAACCGTTTCGACAAGACCATCGTCTTCTGTGAAAACATCGACCATGCCGAGCGCATGCGTCAGGCCCTGGTCAATGAAAACGCCGACCTTGTGGCGCAGAGCAGCAAATACGTCATGCGCATCACCGGCGACAACGAGGAAGGCAAGGCCGAACTCGACAACTTCATCTTCCCGGAGAGTACATACCCGGTTATCGCCACCACCTCCAAGCTGATGAGTACCGGCGTGGACGCGCAGACCTGCAAGGTCATCGTGCTTGATCAGCGCATCCAGTCCATGACCGAGTTCAAGCAGATCATCGGGCGCGGCACCCGCATCAACGAAGATTACGGCAAGTTCTACTTCACCATTATCGATTTCAAAAAGGCCACCGAGTTGTTTGCCGATCCTGATTTTGACGGTGATCCGGTGCAGATCTATGAGCCCAGCGGCGATCAGTCGCCGGTACCGCCGGACATGCTCATTGACCCAGAAAGCGACGATGGCGTCTCCTACCCGGAGTCCGGAGAGGATCAGGATTGGATCGGCGCGGCCGAACCCGGGCCAGGAGAGGAGGTCGGTGTTCGCCGTTACGTTGTGGAGGGTGTCGAAGTTACGGTCGCCGCCGAGCGCGTCCAGTATTTTGACGCGGGCGGCAAACTGATCACCGAATCCCTCAAGGACTACACCCGCAAGACCCTGGCCAGGGAGTACGCTTCCCTCGACGATTTCCTCCGCCGCTGGAGCAGCACCGAAAAGAAGCAGGCCATCATCGACGAACTTTCCGAACAGGGAGTGTTCTTCGATGCCCTTGCCGATGAGATCGGACGGCAATCCGGCAAAGCCTTCGATCCCTTCGATCTGGTCTGCCATGTCGCCTGGGACATGCCGCCCCTCACCCGCAAGGAGCGGGCGGAACAGGTGAAGAAGCGCAATTACTTTACCCGATACGGAGAGCAGGCCCGCCGGGTGCTGGAGGCCCTGCTCGACAAGTACGCCGATGAAGGCGTGGCCCACATTGAAGAGACGCAGATTCTTACCATCGCCCCCTTTACCGAATTCGGCACCCCGCTGGAAATCATCCATGCGTTTGGTGGATTGGAGCAGTATCGGCAGGCGGTGCATGACTTGGAGGAGGCACTTTATGCCGGTTAA
- a CDS encoding virulence RhuM family protein: protein MIGKKKTGKEVSIVRSSAAEYLTFVAASGSGGVEAVYADESIWLTQKMMATLYDVDVRTINYHLKKIFSDSELQEDSVIRNFRITAADGKSYNTLHYKLPAIIAVGYKVNSERAVQFRKWATTIIHEYTIKAYVMDDERIKAGGSILTEQYFEEQLQRIREIRLSERKFYQKITDIYATAIDYDVTAQATKRFFATVQNKLHWAIHGQTAAEVIVNRADAEKQHMGLNTWKDAPNGKIQKFDVSVAKNYLAEDEMAQLSRLVNAYLDVAEDMALRKMPMTMQDWETRLNRFIAATDREILRDAGKVTAEIARTHAESEFQKYRIVQDRLFESDFDRMLKQIEAIQKPGGRPMNDRTASRKAAKAPKEFNEKNSPPLEGWQAQPDGVVTPRSSDE from the coding sequence ATGATCGGGAAGAAAAAGACCGGCAAGGAAGTCTCCATCGTTCGCTCCTCGGCGGCCGAATACCTGACCTTTGTCGCCGCCAGCGGCAGCGGTGGCGTAGAAGCCGTTTATGCCGATGAAAGCATCTGGCTGACCCAAAAAATGATGGCCACGCTTTATGACGTGGATGTGCGCACCATCAACTATCACCTGAAAAAGATATTCAGTGACAGTGAGTTGCAGGAGGATTCAGTTATCCGAAATTTTCGGATAACTGCCGCCGACGGCAAGAGCTACAATACCCTGCACTACAAACTCCCCGCCATCATTGCCGTGGGCTATAAGGTGAACTCCGAACGCGCCGTGCAGTTTCGCAAATGGGCCACCACCATCATCCATGAGTACACCATCAAGGCCTACGTCATGGATGACGAGCGCATCAAGGCTGGTGGTTCGATCCTGACGGAACAGTACTTTGAAGAGCAGTTGCAGCGTATCCGGGAGATCCGCCTCTCCGAGCGCAAATTCTACCAGAAGATTACCGACATCTACGCCACCGCCATCGACTACGACGTCACCGCCCAGGCCACCAAACGCTTTTTCGCCACCGTGCAGAACAAGCTGCATTGGGCCATCCATGGCCAGACGGCGGCGGAGGTCATCGTCAACCGCGCCGATGCCGAAAAACAGCACATGGGCCTGAACACCTGGAAGGACGCCCCGAATGGCAAAATCCAGAAGTTCGACGTCAGCGTGGCCAAAAACTACCTGGCCGAAGACGAAATGGCGCAACTGTCCCGGTTGGTGAACGCCTACCTTGATGTGGCCGAGGACATGGCCCTGCGCAAGATGCCCATGACCATGCAGGACTGGGAGACCCGCCTGAACCGCTTCATCGCCGCCACCGACCGCGAGATTCTGCGGGATGCCGGCAAAGTCACGGCGGAGATCGCCAGGACCCATGCCGAAAGCGAGTTCCAGAAATACCGCATCGTGCAGGATCGGCTGTTTGAAAGCGACTTCGACCGGATGCTCAAGCAGATTGAGGCCATTCAGAAACCGGGGGGGCGGCCGATGAATGACAGGACTGCCTCACGCAAAGCCGCAAAGGCGCCAAAGGAATTCAACGAAAAGAATTCCCCTCCCTTGGAGGGGTGGCAGGCGCAGCCTGACGGGGTGGTGACTCCAAGGAGCAGCGATGAATAA
- a CDS encoding helix-turn-helix domain-containing protein, with amino-acid sequence MAKAPDNFAETVKEVRRQLGLSQEELAHELGVSFSTINRWENGKTVPFKLARKQFEAFCTRMKEQGSWPDE; translated from the coding sequence ATGGCAAAGGCACCGGACAATTTTGCGGAGACGGTCAAAGAGGTCCGCCGGCAACTGGGGCTCAGCCAGGAAGAGCTGGCCCACGAGCTGGGCGTGAGCTTTTCCACGATCAACCGCTGGGAAAACGGCAAGACGGTTCCCTTCAAGCTGGCGAGGAAACAATTTGAGGCCTTTTGTACGCGGATGAAAGAGCAGGGGAGTTGGCCTGATGAATAA